The Oncorhynchus kisutch isolate 150728-3 linkage group LG14, Okis_V2, whole genome shotgun sequence genomic sequence gctatttagatatgtcattatggagacattATTTTTCCATAAAACATATTAACGCTTTAGAACTTACATAACAGCAACAAAGCATTGGAAAACGACTTCATctgcattgtttggggttttaggctgggttcctgtatagcactttgtgacatctgctgatgtaaaaaaaaggctttataaatacatttgattgattgagatACATTCTAAATTGCATTCTAATGCCGACTTTTCTCACGGATAACCGTGTCAAGCTAAGGGTTTTACTCGTGCTCAGATCTAGGATTTAAAATTGAAGTTATGGAACTCCCTCGCGTGCTTCTGTTATGGGGGAAAAAGTCCACAATGAAAATGACATTAAATGTGGAGAATGATGGGGGACATTTGCATTTGTTGGCCATCAAGTAGGCTATTAATTGATATGGCATGGCATTGTATAGCCTACCATTTGCTACAATAAATACGTTGAATTTACGATATGAATGGAGTCATTGCAAATCAATTTGTGCCACTTGTGCAGCCCACCTGGAGCTGGTAAACGGTTTTAATAAATTGCCTATAACTCATTTATTGTTGTAGCCTTGTGTTATTATGCCAATTTATTGTTGTAGCCTTGTGTTATTATGCCATTGTTAATGGCCATATTTGGTTAATTAAATTGGAAGTCATCAATTGTGATCATGGTCACAGCTCTATCGCAAATGTATCATTCTCCACATTTAATGCCCGTTTCATTGTGGACTTTTCCCTGAAATGAGATGTCTGCCTGACAGGGGCTATaggctacctgcatctagctCAGCAAACCATTGCAAAGTTGAATTGCAATTATAAACCCAGATATTAGTCAATAGCCTATGCCTATTGAAATAAAaagactcccaatcatggccggatgtgattaagcctggattcgaaccagtgtcacctcttgcactgagatgcagtgccttagactgctgcgccactcaggggcCCAGcaaagacaacgcaagagtgacttcgggacaagtctctgaatgtccttgagtggcccagccagagcctggacttgaacccgatcggaaattcctggagagacctgaaaatagctgtggagaGAGGCtctccatccaacttgacagaacttgagaggacctgcagagaagaatgggagaaactccccaaatacaggtgtgccaagcttttagcttcatacccaagaagacttgaggctgtaatcgctgccaaaggtgcttcaacaaagtgctgagtaaagggtctgaattgttatgtaaatgtgatatttcagttttttttattttataaaatgtctaaaaacctgttttttctttgtcattatggggtgtggtTTTTTTAATTGATGAAGGAAAAaactttcatacattttttaataaggctgtaactaacttttactgtaactgtaaaagtcaaggggtctgaatactttccgaatgcactgtatatggccaatataccacagctaagggctatgTCTTAAGAACAACCCTtcgctgtggtatattggccatataccacacctcctcgggccttattgcttaatcataACTGTCAAAACAAATTAAATCAACATCCATTGATGGAAAATGATCTGGAGAGTTTAGTAAGTGTGATTTATCTTTTCTCTTGCGACATATTCTTAAACTtgcaataattattattttaattgtAAACCGAAGTTTGCTTCTTAGCCTAGGTTGATAAAAATTACTTCGATATTCCTTTTTAATTTGCTTATAGAAAAATGGTTAAATGGACAAATGTGGCAACTCCTCTCTTGCTGCGAAATAACAATTTTGTGGGAGGGTATTCAGGGGTCATTAGTATATATACGTTTTAGCTAGACCTGGCAACCGTGGTGTATACTTTAGATACATTTTACTCTAAACAGACACAAATGACCCTGCGTCCGTCGGTAGTCACAGGGCGGTAGCTTTTGCACAACACAttgagtgctagctagctagctagctaggtaggtaggtagattgcTAACCTTAGCTGTATGACCTAGCTAGCATCCAACATCTGGTAGAAAACTATTTTCTCATTATTTGACATTATCGTTGACATGTCGGCCTTTTCAGAGGCAGCTTTGGAAAAGAAACTATCGGAGCTTAGCAATTCCCAACAAAGTGTCCAGACTCTGTCACTGTGGCTTATCCATCATAGAAAACACTCGAAGACCATCGTCAACGTTTGGTTCAACGAATTGAAAAaaggtaatgttagctagctaaactatATTAATCAATAATAACATTTATCTCCAAGTTTAGTTCAGTTAGTTAGGAATGAACGTAAACCGTCTATTAAgtgtagctaacgttagataaCATTTTATGTTTGTTTACTTGCAAAGGTTACTGTAGTGTAGCTAGCCAGCTCTTTCACACCACATCCCAACTAACGTCAGCTACTAGTTAGCTAACAATATGCCATTAACTTTTCTCTAATTTAAATTACgtctagctactgtagctagatacttTTTTTGCTCATAGTGTAGTTATTAAAGTGTAGTTATTAATGCTtactaactagctagttagcttaaCTTtagttgtttagctagctagctcgctcCTCTCCTACAGTGCCAGGGGTGGGGTAGTCGTCGTCACACGGTGGAGGCATGTCTACATTCAAGTGTAGAGGTTAACGATCACCCTGCTAAGCAAGGTCTTTGCTTGTATGGATAACTAGACTGATGCGAGGCCCCATTCAGGCCACTCAGCTGCCACCTAGCTACGTTAGCTCACAAGTCTAATCTTTTGTAAAGTTGAAATTTAGTTGGACTGCCTAGCTATTTTGTATATCAAAGTTACGTCATTGGAGTGATTGCTCAGACAGTGAACGAGAAGGCAGTAGCTACTAGTTAGTCATTTGAGTCCTAAAACCAGGCAGTCTTGTTACAGCTAAAGAGCCCTTCGCATTGGGACCCTACTTCACTGTCAGACATTTCCTAGTATGTTCAATTTAAAAGCAGGGTAAGGTAGCTAATCCACATGTGACCAAGGGTCAGCATTGCTACCCATCATCGTTTACACATGTAGTTAGCTTGTGTGTGCTGCATGCACCTGCTCATAAAGTGCTGATCCACGAACTTCTCTGCATCACTGCACATGAGCCATGGGCTATATCTGTGAAATAGGGTGACAGTGACATTAGTCTACCTATTTTACTCATCTAGGCCTACATTCCCTGCTTTGCCAATAAAAGTTCACAGTAAAAGACCTAGAAACACATATATGACCTTTGTATCTAAGGATTTCTCACACTACACTGCCACAAGGTCTCAATGTGTGAATACCTTTGGGAAACTGTTATATCTTCCAAATTGACGTGTAGAAAGATGCAGGGTGGCtttaatgtttttgttgttgattgaGCTCAGGTCATTTGTAGTGTTTTGCCATGTGAAATTGGTGATCAGATCAGAGATGTTGAATGTGCATAAAATGTACCAGGGAATAGGACAATCTGCATTGGCATATATCTTACCTAGTAAAATCAAtatacctggtcaaataaagctTTAAAAAACCCATCTGTTGTGTATGACATTAACTTACCGGTACCTGCCTACTGCATAGATATAAATGTATGAGGTCTGAGCTTGTGTGCTAGCTAGTTGGTAGGAAGTGGTATTTTGATGCATGCTCTCGGTTTTCCTTTGGGTAAATTATATTTTCCTTTGGCCTAATGATATCCCAGTTGGCCCTCTGTATTTTGGGAGCTGCTGACTCTTCTCTGGACTGGGAATAGCATCGGATGTCATCTCATTTCTCTGCCTTGGAGGGTTCTCTGTAGCCGACTCGTGGACAGAGTTGTGGTCACATTTTCTAGGTTTCTTATTTCCTGTTGTCATCGCTGTGCTTGGTGTTTGATGCTCACTAACCACAAATCACAAAAAGGGCTATCTCTGGCTTCAAGTCCTTACGAACAGCTACGAAGTCTGATTTTGTGCTGTGTACAGTCAGTGATTGTCTAAACCTCCAATTCACAGTTCAGTGTCGGTACATCAAAGCTGTGAGCCATTGCGAAGGATACATCTAGGCCCTCTTTATAGACTCTTGCGCATTAATGGAGCTGGGATTTAAATTAGAAGTGGTGTGCAGTTCCTAAAAGGTCCTCTTTTTCATAAGGGCTCCTTGtcaccatggtgtgtgtgtgtacagggggGGGAGTCGTGTCACTTGGGGTTGATTTGCTCTCTCAATACATGAACCAGGGAGAAGCATGTGTTTCTTTGCTTAGCCTTGGAGAAAGAAAACCCCCTATCCGCCTAGAGACAGATCTTCCTCATACAATAGAGCTATATAACAACAACTGTTTGTCAACTGCATTATGTGTGGGCTATGTAAATTAGGCTATATTATGCAGCGTCATACTTTTCTGCTCTTATAGTCAGCCTGTGTTTACGTGTTAAGGCCTAAGTGGGCTCTAAATTAATGTTGTGTAGTATGCCTGAGTGTTAAGAAAGGTATACTGAGTTGAAGCCTAGCAGATGCATTTGTTGACACTTGCCTGTGTTGCTAGGCTTTGTATAGTTTAACTCTGCTCTAAATCAGTTTCCCACAGTTGACTGATCTGTGTCTGCAGCCAAGGTATCCAGGAAGCTCACCTTCCTCTACCTCGCCAACGACGTCATCCAGAACAGCAAGAAGAAAGGACCTGAGTTCACTCAGGACTTTGCTCCTGTCATTGTTGATGCCTTCAAACATGTGTCCAGGTGAGGGGTGAGATGCACAATTAAATCTGTCTCCCACTGTTTTCCCTACAGTAGTAGTTGGGGCATGAGCCTGTTGATGGAAATTagacgtgtgtatgtgtgcgtgcaggGAAGGAGAGGACCCCTGTAAGAAACAGCTGGGCCGGGTTCTGTCCATCTGGCAGGAGAGGGCTGTGTATGAGAACAACCTGCTGGACCAGCTCTCACACGTCCTGTGTAAGTAGCCTCCTAACCAAGACCCCTCCGGTTTGTCTCAACACGCTCAGTGGCTTCCTCGTCTGAAAACGGGGTGCTTTCTCCCCTGTCCCGTTCTCCATCTACTCTGATCTGAAAACATAGTATGCTTGACAGGAGATATTGGCATTCCATAGTCATTACTTCACATAAGTGAGCGTCAATAAAGGATGTGAAATAGTATCATGCCAtcttctttccatctctctctgttcccatgATCTCTCACCCTGTATACATGTTCCACAGTGGGAGAGAAGAAGGCCAAGAAGAGGCCGTATGAGGAGATTCAACTGGACGACCAGGACTTGGCCTCCCAAAGCTCCCCCGCGGAGCCCCCACAGGTACAGGCCAACCCAACCCCTCACAGGGGGGTGTAATGGCTAGATTAATTTAACCAAACAGAGGTTATTTTTCATTGCATTTACCTCTTAGTATCGCACGTAACTTAATAGTTTTGGTAGTCACATTACTTTGTTAAGACAAGTTGCCTTGTTAGTTCTTTGTTTTAAATGTTTGACCTACTTTCTAACTGCAATGTGGGACTATTCTCCTTTATCCCCCATCGCTGTCATTTcttccttctcctttcctctccatttTCCTGacctcctacctctcctctcctctgcctgccCCTCCCTTCCCCGTCAGACGGCAGAGTTAATCCGGGCCCTGCAGGAGCTTGAGAATGCAGCCTCTGGGGACTCAGCACTGCGACAGCGAATCTCCTCCTTGCCTGCTGAGGTGCAGGACACGTCACTGCTGCACAGGATCACAGGTAGGCCCTGGCACACACCTCTATCCCACACTCCCATTCGCTACAGTCAGCCATGCTCCAGAGAATGCTGTTGTAGGAAGGGGTGGCGTACAGGGTGCAGTTGACCCAGCTGTGTGTATAGCCTAGTTTTTGGAAGGGAATGGACCGTGTTAGTGCTGTCCTCTGGGGAAAAACAAAGACAGACACCATGCTACATATAAATACTACTTACAGTCAGTTAAACAAACCCAAAatgttttgtcacatacaccatataggtgcagtgaaatgttttgttttacatgtaaggctcccgagtggcacagtggtctaaggcactgcatctcagtgctagaggtgtcactacagaccctggtttgatcccgggctgtatcacaaatggccgtgatcgggagtcccatagtgcggcgcacaattggcccagtgtcgtccgggttagaggagggtttggccggggtaggcagtcaatGTAAAATACGAATTtattcttaactaacttgcctagttaaataaaggttaaatatatgtTGTTAAACATACTGGGCTTTATTTGAACAAACCTAACGCAATTGTAAATCTAAGTGCCGCCGGTAGCGCTATATGTTCAGGGTTGCGTCAGAAATATTGATGTTATTTTCACGTACAATTGGCGTTGGAgtgaaagggctgggttttgatgaataaacgCGGTGTGAGTGTGTCGAggcctcactggccaatcaaaaTGTGCGCCATGGCGAAATATGTGGtttgcttcaagttgtgtatttatggTCTTTTATGTATTGCCTTGGAATCAATTCCAATGTTAGTCCGTTTTATAGTTTGTTAAATGGCTTCACAGAAACGAAATAACAAAATGTAGGCCAATCTTGGCTAAATAGTTAACATGAAGATatttgcagtccacattgttctaagtGGCTACAATAGCTGAGACACTGAaataggggctaggcctactgtaaattgcattatGGCTGAGCATGGACATACTAAACATAGTAAAAAAACAAGGTTAAATGCATTATTGATAAGGCCTACAAAGAGAACAAGTAATTATAATCACGTTCTAAACAAAACAACAGGCACCATAATTTCTCCCCGTGGGTATATAATATTAAAACAACGCAGACTATGGAGAGTTTAACACACATCCAAACTTTTTCACAGTGGCTGGACAAAGATCCACtataaagagaaagggaggatgTCCACTCACGTTATACTGCTCCCAAAAAAGGCCTATGTTCTATGAACATAATCGGAAACATCTTACAGATCATATCACATTTTCACATCCCCAGAAGTTGCATGTGCACTACGGACGTTGTTACCATAAAACCAGGTGAATCATTGTAATAAGActgcttgttttgttttttgattGTAATAAAAGTTACatatttttctttttctttacaACAACAATGAATGAATGTAAACTCTAATGATAAAAAAGACACGCATTACTGTTGAACCAGCCTTAGTTATAGTAGGCCTATGGGCAGGCTTGGGTTTTGAACATATTAAACAGAAAACAAGCCATTGTTACAGATAACTTCTTAATACGAGGTTCACCGGTATTCACCAAGGTTCTCTTTTAATGATGGCATGGACACGTAGGGTGGGCGGGGGGCACTTCCAAAACGGGACCTGCATGActaaaataatgtgggcctgcctaCAATGCATATATAGAAAGGGAATGTCAGATCACTGTTCTACTCCTCTCAAACATTATATTTGaataaagctttggtgattaaGATTTATTTCCCAGGGGTCTCAGGGGCCAAACTCTTTATCAACGGTCTTGTCTACTTCACGGTTGCGTTGGGCaggataacaaaacaaaaaacttaattgagaggagaggaggctatgcttggtttttaaCGAAATGAAATGGGGGGGGACTTTTTTTAATGGTTCTAATTACAAAGTATAATGGCACTAAAATCACATTAGGCTACTCTTGTTCAAATGGACAGTGTGTGTCACAGCTGGATATGCTGTATCATAACCAACTGTGTTACCATTAAAACCAGCTTTTGGTTGATCTTAAGTATCCTATCCTAGCTTGAAAATAGAAACTTGGatcatgtttttaaggacacaccttAAATATTTCCACCCCTCCCATTTGAGCGTTAAGTGAGCTGATATAAGACAGGTGAATTGCTGTACCTGGCGTTAGGGATGGAAAATGCCAGTGCGGCAATTTTAAATGACGAAATTGCAAACTAACGTGCGTTTTAACACTAGCTCCACCTTAACGCCAGCCGAAAATAGAGCCCATTGTACATTAGTTGGCCATACAATTAATAAATCTCTCAATCACATGTTAAGTCCCACCTCAGTCAACCACAACTGATGAAGGGCTGTTAGGTTGGGGATGTAATTTACCCAACAATGCTCATTGgacccacacatgcacacaagtaTGTCTTACTATACTTGATTGGACCCataaccctaattctaaaccttaaccctaaatccTAAggctaaaatagcctttttacaAGTGAGGACCGGCAAAATGTGCCCACTTCTGAATTTTAGTTGGTTTGCTATTTTTGTGAGGACTTTTGGTACTCACAAGTATAATAAaacgtgtgtgtatacacacacacacacacacccacacaccagtGCTTGATATCATTTGTCATCATTGAAGACACTTAAATGTTGGATGAGATGTGCCCCAATGAACCATTCAACCATTCTGTCCCCctcctctgtgtgtttcagaTAAAGAGCAGGGTGAGCGCCTGTCCAGGCTGGTGGAGGAGGCATGCATGCTGCTGGCGGACTTCAGCGGCCGTTTGGCGGCGGAGATCGACGACCGGCGGCAGCTTACGCGGACGCTCACCCTGTTTCTACACAGCCAGAGGGACGGCCTGGTGCAGAACGAGCAGAAACTAGAAGTAAATAATCACCTTTCTTTTTTCACTACACACCCTTTTCTATCATTCTCCATCTttattgtgtctgtctgtctcgcatGTTGTTTCATTCACtctttgtgtgtttctgtttttgtAGCATGTATTTTCCTCTTGTAGCCCTGTATCATTTCACCCTTTCAAATGGTATGTTTTGCATCTCACCAATGGAATTGAACAAAGAATGCTCAAAATAGTGCTTGGCAAAAAGCAACTCTTCTGAAGAATATTAATATTCTGTGCCCTGCCAAAGAAAACATCCATGGGGCAAAATAGTTGTTCAGTTTAAACTCAATTGGCCTTTCCTAAACTTGACATAGACATGCTTAACTGGACCTTTCATGCAAATCCCACATTGTCAATGGGAGATTTGCACCATGGTTTGAGTTACATGTTTACCTCAAGATAGGATTCAAGTCATTATGCCTCTCTCCACTTATCAGTGGTGTCTTCCTCACCCATGGTTAGTTCAGGCCCTGAAGGCTTTAGCAAAGATGACATCTCACCCAATTGCTTGCAAAACAACAACACACTATTTCCGTTGGTTTCTAATACACTGTGGAGAACAATTGACTGTTTTGTAATTGCTGAATGCTTAACTGTCCAGCCTTTACCCACAGGAACTGAGCAAGATCACGTCTCCTGGTCTCTGTATCTGCAGTGTATCTGCAATTCAACAAATCTCTCTTGTAATAAAGAAAAATAAATGAGAAATTAAAACTGAATCTGTGAGTGCTGTTATTTGATGCTACTTGTGTTTGTACTGGTGGGGGTTGCATTGCATTACTCCAGTCCAATTTGATTGACTTTACTTTTGAGTGTCATTATATTAAATACATATTTAGCATAAAAACAATCAAACTTCACCTGCTATGTTATTACATAAGACATATGTTTTTTTTCGATAActaaaacacatttttaaaaccCAGCTTTGGTAGTCATTCATGAACAGATACTTCACATTGCAAATAGTCAGTGAGGTCATGActtcaacaaaataacaaaaactaCAGCAGAAAAATGTACTTGAAAGCTATTAAAATGTGTACTCTAACAGTAGCCTCAAATGTACAATATGAGTCAAATGTCTTATGCCTCTTAAACATTTGGAAACTCAACGCACACAACGCACACAGACAGGCCCATGTGACATTTGTCCATTTATTTGAAATTAAGTGCATTCACAGATGGCTAGAGTGTTATAAACTGAATCTAAAGTTCTAAATAATATTCGTACTCATACTGGGGTACTTAAAATGCCATTGAAAGTATTTTCAACAAGTGTAAATTATATTCATAGTTTGATCTTTTTTTTACTGTTCTGCAAATATGATTTTGGTTTCTTCTCAATTTGAATTGTCAAGCCCCTgaaccaggggtgggcaactctgGTCCTGGAGGGCTGCAGTATGGGACGTATTTTGATCCCGCTCAGCACTAACACACCAAATCATCCCttgtaataataaaagtaatccATATTAATTTGGACCACAATGAGTTTAATCAGGTGGAATAAAAAGCGGAACTCTGCAGCTCCCCAGGACTAGAGTTGTCCACCACAAGTTCTAAACACATGCCTTCAAGTGATGGGTCTTTTGGCTTTGAATATTTTCTGGCCCACCTTGTACTCTGGGTTCAGGGTGGTTTTACTCCCCCACATTGAGGCTATGGGTTAACGACATGACTGGGTCAATGCTAGCAAAGGGGAGTCTGACACTTCAATTGCTAAGGGGTTGTTTGTCAAACTGGGTCTTGGTTACAGGCCTTAGCATATCCTTGACTTGCCTATAAGGTTGCATTTCTCCCATACTGTACTATTGATTTGTCTTTAATGCTTATTTGAATATCTAGATTAGTCACACTGCCCTAAAAATAGGAGATAAGGAAACGCCTCTGTTTTTCTCTGTAGTAAATAAATGAATGGATCGAACACTACTATTTCTGTGACTTGAAATGTAATGAAAGGATTTCATAGCTCACAACTTTAAAGACGGAATGGTTATAGTAAAGGTCCTTCAGAAATATTTACCTTGCCATCCCTCTGTGATCCTGATGTGAGAGGTTGATGTAGGATGATGATGATTTttagtaaaaaataaacaaaatactaACACGCACACTAATAATATAAAACCACTTACAACTCACTTTTTCATTCAAAATGTAAATAGGGGTTCACAATGAAACGGAAATGATTGAATGTCATCAGTTTACTCTGATGTGTCCAAGTTCCTTTGTAAATCCTCCCTTTCTGAACCATTGTGCTACAAGGTTCACAATGAGCTACAAGGTTTACAGTGAACTCCAAAATTATGTCTAACAATTGAACAGCATATCCAACTCCAATTCTAATGTTGTACAAAAAAATGTCACATTATTCCTCACACCTATTCTTGTTGTTTCAGGAGTACAAGCGCAAGCTGGCGCGGGTGACCCAGGTACGGAAGGATCTGCGTTCTCATCTCAGCAACCTACCAGACCTCTCTGTGCTCCCCAGTGTGACCGGTGGACATTTGCACCTGCCCTCGTCTGGCGTCGAGCTTTATGACCCCACAGCCTGACAGCTCACTTGTGTTTCCCATCTCTGACCGACCATCCACCCTCTGATTGACACATCTCTCGCCCTATCATTTAACTTGTGGACATCACTTCACTTCGTGGACATCAGAGTCACTTAGTAACCTTTGACTGACGTATCTCCCAACCTATCATTGGCCATATGCATCTTGCCATTGTGCTACTGTTTGACTGCTCTCTCATCCAATCTTTCCACATGTAGTCCTATTTATCAAATTTCTCTCTTACCCATCATCATGTAACCCTCCCTTTGTAACAGTATATCTCCCTCCTATTCGCCAAGGATCCCTCCCCTCGTATTCTCTTCACAATAGATCACTCTTATTGGTAcagtattcggaaagtattcagaccacttgacattctaaaattgataaaattgttttttaccctcatcaatctacacacaatagcccataatgacaaagcaaaaacaggtttttagaaatgttgacaAATTAaattgaaatatgacatttacataagtattcagaccctttactcagtacttttatgAAGAACCTTtggcgattacagccttgagacttTTGGTATGATGctacgagcttggcac encodes the following:
- the LOC109903363 gene encoding regulation of nuclear pre-mRNA domain-containing protein 1A isoform X3, which gives rise to MSAFSEAALEKKLSELSNSQQSVQTLSLWLIHHRKHSKTIVNVWFNELKKAKVSRKLTFLYLANDVIQNSKKKGPEFTQDFAPVIVDAFKHVSREGEDPCKKQLGRVLSIWQERAVYENNLLDQLSHVLLGEKKAKKRPYEEIQLDDQDLASQSSPAEPPQTAELIRALQELENAASGDSALRQRISSLPAEVQDTSLLHRITDKEQGERLSRLVEEACMLLADFSGRLAAEIDDRRQLTRTLTLFLHSQRDGLVQNEQKLEELSKITSPGLCICSVSAIQQISLVIKKNK
- the LOC109903363 gene encoding regulation of nuclear pre-mRNA domain-containing protein 1A isoform X1 gives rise to the protein MSAFSEAALEKKLSELSNSQQSVQTLSLWLIHHRKHSKTIVNVWFNELKKAKVSRKLTFLYLANDVIQNSKKKGPEFTQDFAPVIVDAFKHVSREGEDPCKKQLGRVLSIWQERAVYENNLLDQLSHVLLGEKKAKKRPYEEIQLDDQDLASQSSPAEPPQTAELIRALQELENAASGDSALRQRISSLPAEVQDTSLLHRITDKEQGERLSRLVEEACMLLADFSGRLAAEIDDRRQLTRTLTLFLHSQRDGLVQNEQKLEEYKRKLARVTQVRKDLRSHLSNLPDLSVLPSVTGGHLHLPSSGVELYDPTA
- the LOC109903363 gene encoding regulation of nuclear pre-mRNA domain-containing protein 1A isoform X2; amino-acid sequence: MSAFSEAALEKKLSELSNSQQSVQTLSLWLIHHRKHSKTIVNVWFNELKKAKVSRKLTFLYLANDVIQNSKKKGPEFTQDFAPVIVDAFKHVSREGEDPCKKQLGRVLSIWQERAVYENNLLDQLSHVLLGEKKAKKRPYEEIQLDDQDLASQSSPAEPPQTAELIRALQELENAASGDSALRQRISSLPAEVQDTSLLHRITDKEQGERLSRLVEEACMLLADFSGRLAAEIDDRRQLTRTLTLFLHSQRDGLVQNEQKLEPLPTGTEQDHVSWSLYLQCICNSTNLSCNKEK